Genomic DNA from Candidatus Acetothermia bacterium:
GGCGTGCCCGTGGGCGGGGTGGCCACGGTCTTCCCCCACCGCAGGTAGCGCAAGAGCTCCGTGAGGAGTGCCTCCCGGTCGAGGTCGGCCTTCCGCCGCACGATGCGGGACGCGTACACGAGCCAGATGTCCCCCTCCCGGACGTGCTCGGCATCCACCCCCATGGAGAGATACGACCGGCGCTCATGGCGCTCCCCTCCGGCGGTGTTGCGCACGGTCACCTCGGTCACCCCCCGGGCGAGATGCACGTTCACCACGAGGCCCGGGAACTCCTCCCGGATCACCCGGACCGCTTCCTCCCCCCAGGCGATGAGCTCGTCCACGGGAGTGCCCGGGATCTCGGGGTCGAACACGGACGCCTTCGCTCCATCTTGGAGCGTGGGGAAGTGGAACGGCGCCGGATCGCCGTGGGCCGCCGCAGCCACCGCCGCCTGCACCAGGCTCTGTTCGTCCCCGCCCGCGGTGGACGCGAACCCGAGCCTCCCCCCCGCGATCACCCGCAGGGCCCGTCCAACCACCGCCTCGCTCGCCGCCTTCTCGATCTCCCCGCCATGGAAGCGGACAGCTGTCCCCTCCCGCCGCTCCTCGTACGCCTCCGCCTCCTCGGCCCGTTCCCCCGCAAGTTTCAGGATGTCCATCACCGCCCTCCTACCGTCACGTCCCGGATGCGCACGTGGGGCGCCCCATCGGTCACCGGGAGCGGCGCTTGACCTCCCTTGCCGCATCCCCCGGCGCTCCCCTCGACCTGGAAGTCGCGCCCGATCATCTCGATGTTCCGCAGGGTTTGGAACACGTTCCCGGTGAGCACCACGTCCCGCACCATCGGCCCGAGCTTGCCGTGGACGATCTCGTAGCCGTAGGCGGCGGAAAACGTGAACTGCTCGAACTCCGTCTGCCCGCCGAACGCTGCGCACGCGTACACGCCGTGCTCGATCCCAGCGAGCATCTCCTCGAACGTGGCGTCCCCAGGCTCGATGAACGTGTTGCGCATGCGCACGATCGGTTCATGTTCCCAGGATACGGCCCGGGCATTGCCGGTGGGCTCCGCGCCCACTTTGTGCGCGGTGGCCCGGGAGTGCATGAGCCCAGAGAGCACCCCCTCCCGGATCAGGTACACCTTGCGGCGGGGGACCCCCTCGTCGTCGTACGGGGCGTTCCCGCGGGCCCCGGGGATGTACCCGTCGTCCACCACGTTCAGGGTCTCCACCCCGAACCGGTTCCCGATCCGCAGCACCCGCCGCAGCGGCTCGTTGCGGAGGAGGAAGTCGGCCTCGCAGATGTGGCCGAACGCCTCGTGGATGAACACCCCGGCGAGCTTCGGGTCAAGGATCACCGTGTAGTGCCCGCCCGGGAGCGGCTTCGCCGAAAGGAGGTCCACCGCCCGCCTGGCCGCGACGGCCGCGCTCTCCTCCAGGTTCTGCACGGCCTCGAACCCGGCGGCGTAGCCCAGGGACTCGAACCCCTGCTGGACGTCCCCGTCCCGGCGGGCCACGGCGGCGAGCATGAGCGTCACGTCGGGGATCCCTTGGTCCACGTACGTGCCCTCGGAGTTCGCGTACAGGACGCGGCGCCAGGTGTCCGTGTACCGGACGGTCGTGGATACGATCTCCCGGGCGTGGCCGAGGAGGAGCTTGTTGTACCCTTCGGCCAGGCGACGCTTCTCCTCCAAGGGGACCCCCCGGAAGTCGCGGAGCATCGCGCCCTCGTACCGGGCCTCCACCGGGTCTACCGGGCAGAGTTCCACCGGGTCCCGCACGTGGGCGGAGGCGGTGCGCGCGAGCTCCGTCGCCTCCCGGACCTTGCTGGGAAGCTCCGCGGGATCGGTGAACACGGCGATCCCCCACGCTCCCCGGACCAGGGCCCGCACGATCCCGCCCCGCTCCTCGCCCGCCTCGAGCGCCAGGAGCTGATCCCGCTGGAACTGGACGCGGGATCGAAACACCTCCTCCCAGCGGACCTCGGTGTAGTCGGCGCGGCTCCCCCTCACTGCCTCTCTCAGTTGGG
This window encodes:
- a CDS encoding TldD/PmbA family protein; the protein is MEAQLREAVRGSRADYTEVRWEEVFRSRVQFQRDQLLALEAGEERGGIVRALVRGAWGIAVFTDPAELPSKVREATELARTASAHVRDPVELCPVDPVEARYEGAMLRDFRGVPLEEKRRLAEGYNKLLLGHAREIVSTTVRYTDTWRRVLYANSEGTYVDQGIPDVTLMLAAVARRDGDVQQGFESLGYAAGFEAVQNLEESAAVAARRAVDLLSAKPLPGGHYTVILDPKLAGVFIHEAFGHICEADFLLRNEPLRRVLRIGNRFGVETLNVVDDGYIPGARGNAPYDDEGVPRRKVYLIREGVLSGLMHSRATAHKVGAEPTGNARAVSWEHEPIVRMRNTFIEPGDATFEEMLAGIEHGVYACAAFGGQTEFEQFTFSAAYGYEIVHGKLGPMVRDVVLTGNVFQTLRNIEMIGRDFQVEGSAGGCGKGGQAPLPVTDGAPHVRIRDVTVGGR